In Cicer arietinum cultivar CDC Frontier isolate Library 1 chromosome 7, Cicar.CDCFrontier_v2.0, whole genome shotgun sequence, a single window of DNA contains:
- the LOC113787552 gene encoding uncharacterized protein: MSGRMLKGDSSINSNENENSTSNLPLDAPPTIFSPPSPPFPSLNDEASDYIYLTEALAPYKNYYTTEWDEMFENVKSPICDDISNYFFNPLKPLLPLDVIYPTILSPLTKTQTLLLNHHDTPILLDSPPSQAIVTPPPPHTPIVGGEFDDQVLVINPPSTLSSTTNHDAEIEKSTSLTLDASLKPTKSTRPKKVQRTFKTSSKSDALTTPLEESQNTIVNPLACTQQMTATSQDQTMSQFSTLITKKEFLKSAIIKVDHNEDVAERIISFAKERGYVCICGTVGSLSLVELLQQQKIVTFEGNFNIINLKGSLIYPKNGDPMKGQLSITLAGNDGKVFGGVVHGRLIAQSTVQMSGFVSTSVKVNKTQNKQRKAQP, from the exons ATGAGTGGTAGAATGTTGAAAGGAGATTCGTCAATAAActccaatgaaaatgaaaactCCACTTCTAATCTTCCTTTGGACGCCCCTCCAACAATCTTCTCTCCTCCATCACCACCATTTCCATCTCTAAACGATGAAGCTTCCGATTACATCTATTTAACGGAAGCTTTGGCTCcctataaaaattattacactaCTGAATGGGATGAAATGTTCGAAAATGTCAAATCACCTATATGTGATGATATCTCAAATTATTTCTTCAACCCTCTCAAGCCATTGCTACCACTAGATGTTATCTATCCCACAATTCTTTCACCACTAACAAAAACACAAACCCTTCTTCTTAACCACCATGACACACCGATATTGCTTGATTCACCTCCCAGTCAAGCTATTGTCACCCCTCCTCCACCTCATACTCCAATCGTTGGTGGTGAGTTTGACGACCAAGTCTTGGTCATCAACCCTCCTTCAACTTTATCATCTACAACAAATCATGACGctgaaattgaaaaatcaacatCATTGACACTTGATGCATCTCTCAAACCGACTAAATCTACCCGACCTAAGAAGGTTCAACGCACATTTAAGACGAGTTCTAAATCGGATGCTTTAACAACACCATTGGAAGAGTCTCAAAACACCATTGTGAATCCCTTAGCTTGCACCCAACAAATGACAGCAACTTCCCAAGATCAGACAATGTCCCAATTTTCAACTCTAA TAACAAAGAAGGAATTTCTTAAGTCAGCAATTATCAAAGTAGATCACAATGag GATGTTGCGGAGAGAATAATATCATTTGCTAAAGAAAGAGGATATGTTTGCATCTGTGGAACTGTTGGCAGCTTATCTCTTGTTGAActactacaacaacaaaaaatcgtAACTTTTGAG GGAAATTTTaacattataaatttgaaaGGTTCTTTAATTTATCCTAAAAATGGTGACCCTATGAAGGGTCAACTTTCTATTACACTTGCTGGAAATGATGGTAAGGTTTTTGGAGGAGTTGTGCATGGACGCTTAATTGCTCAATCCACCGTTCag ATGAGTGGTTTTGTCTCGACTTCAGTTAAAGtcaataaaacacaaaacaagCAGCGAAAGGCCCAACCATGA